One window from the genome of Luteithermobacter gelatinilyticus encodes:
- the def gene encoding peptide deformylase, with product MAILPILTVPDPLLKTVSKPVERVDDDLRRLMDDMLETMYDAPGIGLAAIQVGHPLRVLVIDLAGEDEEPRPMYFVNPEIYWTSEEMANYTEGCLSVPEQYAEITRPAECKVRYLDYNGEEQDLHCTGLLATCLQHEMDHLNGILFVDHLSKLKRDMIVRKVKKLTREAAL from the coding sequence ATGGCAATATTACCGATACTCACTGTTCCGGACCCACTTTTGAAGACCGTTTCCAAACCGGTGGAACGGGTGGATGACGATCTGCGCCGACTGATGGATGACATGCTGGAAACCATGTATGACGCGCCGGGTATTGGTCTTGCCGCCATTCAAGTGGGCCACCCCCTGCGGGTGTTAGTGATCGACCTGGCCGGTGAGGACGAAGAGCCCCGCCCGATGTATTTTGTTAATCCGGAAATCTACTGGACGTCGGAAGAAATGGCTAATTATACCGAAGGCTGTCTGTCGGTTCCGGAACAATATGCAGAAATCACCCGCCCGGCCGAATGCAAGGTCAGATATCTGGATTACAATGGTGAGGAACAGGACCTGCATTGTACCGGTCTGCTGGCGACCTGTCTTCAGCATGAAATGGATCACCTGAACGGCATTCTGTTTGTGGACCATCTATCCAAACTCAAACGCGACATGATTGTCCGCAAGGTGAAAAAACTCACCCGCGAAGCCGCCCTTTAA
- a CDS encoding DNA recombination protein RmuC → MDFTPTYMMAGAAVLFGLALVLLLVWLTARRNNTLMETLAAERQQQAEAQARAQEALMRMMQSQAALEGRLSQLSEATTKTQAELSRTLEERLDKVSQRMGESLEHTRKTTSESLSELKTRLAVIDEAQKNITELSGQMVGLQDILSNKQARGMFGEIQLNDLVSTILPPSAYGFQETLTNNRRADCLIKLPNPPGPIVVDAKFPLESYHQIRQAETEAQAKQAVAAFRTAIRKHVKDIAEKYILPGETAESALMFLPSEAVYAELHANFPELVEESFRAKVWIVSPTTLMATLNTVRAVLKDVRMREQAGVIQKEVTTLLTDVGRLEGRVDNLNRHFRQAEKDLSEISTSTRKITSRAEKIGALQLEEGENPEAVLSPAQKHLEKTKPNNEA, encoded by the coding sequence GTGGACTTTACTCCGACATATATGATGGCCGGTGCGGCCGTGTTGTTTGGTTTGGCACTTGTTCTGCTGTTGGTGTGGCTAACGGCGCGGCGGAACAATACCCTGATGGAGACCCTGGCAGCGGAGCGTCAGCAACAGGCCGAGGCCCAGGCCCGGGCCCAGGAGGCACTGATGCGCATGATGCAATCTCAGGCGGCGCTGGAAGGTCGCCTCAGCCAGCTGTCCGAAGCCACGACCAAGACCCAGGCGGAACTGTCGCGCACGCTGGAAGAGAGGCTCGACAAGGTCAGCCAGCGCATGGGCGAGAGTCTGGAGCATACCCGCAAGACCACGTCTGAAAGTCTGAGCGAACTCAAGACCCGCCTGGCGGTGATTGACGAGGCGCAGAAGAATATTACCGAACTGTCCGGCCAGATGGTGGGGTTACAGGATATCCTGAGCAACAAACAGGCCCGTGGCATGTTCGGGGAAATTCAGCTCAATGACCTGGTCAGCACCATTCTGCCGCCTAGCGCCTATGGCTTTCAGGAAACATTGACCAACAACCGGCGCGCCGATTGTCTGATCAAGCTGCCCAACCCGCCGGGCCCTATCGTCGTGGATGCCAAATTCCCACTGGAAAGTTATCACCAGATCCGCCAGGCCGAAACCGAGGCTCAGGCCAAGCAGGCCGTGGCAGCGTTCCGCACCGCCATCCGCAAACATGTGAAGGATATTGCCGAAAAATATATCCTGCCGGGAGAGACGGCGGAATCGGCGCTGATGTTCCTGCCCAGTGAGGCGGTTTATGCGGAACTGCACGCCAATTTCCCGGAACTGGTGGAAGAAAGCTTTCGGGCCAAGGTGTGGATTGTGAGCCCCACCACCTTGATGGCGACCCTGAATACGGTACGGGCGGTGCTCAAAGATGTGCGTATGCGCGAACAGGCGGGGGTCATTCAGAAAGAGGTGACAACGCTGCTGACCGATGTGGGGCGGCTGGAAGGGCGGGTGGATAACCTGAACCGTCACTTCCGGCAGGCGGAAAAGGATCTTTCGGAAATTTCTACCTCGACCCGCAAAATCACCTCCCGGGCCGAAAAAATCGGCGCATTGCAACTGGAGGAAGGGGAAAACCCCGAAGCCGTGCTCAGCCCCGCCCAGAAACATCTGGAGAAAACCAAGCCGAATAATGAAGCGTGA
- the trmFO gene encoding methylenetetrahydrofolate--tRNA-(uracil(54)-C(5))-methyltransferase (FADH(2)-oxidizing) TrmFO, which produces MTAEHKPIHIIGGGMAGTEAAWQILKAGLPVILHEMRPRVKTDAHQTDGLAELVCSNSFRSDDAEHNAVGLLHEEMRRCNSLIMAAAEKARVPAGSALAVDRDAFSHEVQSALEAEPDFTLVREEVSGIPPADWDSVIIATGPLTSAALAEEIMALTGKESLAFFDAIAPILYKDSIDFSKAWFQSRYDKGDGADYINCPLNEAQYYAFVDALLEGEKTEFREWEKNTPYFEGCMPIEVMAERGRDTLRFGPMKPVGLKNPHSDEPLFAVVQLRQDNALGTLYNMVGFQTKLKYGAQKEIFRRIPGLENAEFARLGGLHRNTFINSPELLDHQLRLKVMPRLRFAGQITGVEGYVESAAMGLLAGRFAAAERLGRTVSPPPPTTALGALLNHITGGHIPGAPEQKTFQPMNINFGIMPPLEGKKIKRRDRKPAKSRRALAALQEWLAAAE; this is translated from the coding sequence ATGACAGCAGAGCACAAGCCCATTCATATCATCGGCGGCGGCATGGCCGGGACAGAGGCTGCCTGGCAGATTCTGAAGGCTGGCCTTCCTGTCATTCTGCATGAAATGCGCCCCCGGGTGAAAACCGATGCGCATCAGACCGACGGGCTGGCGGAACTGGTCTGTTCCAACAGTTTCCGTTCCGACGATGCGGAACATAACGCCGTGGGTCTGTTGCATGAAGAGATGCGCCGCTGCAACAGCCTGATCATGGCCGCCGCTGAAAAGGCGCGGGTGCCTGCCGGCAGCGCTCTTGCTGTTGATCGGGACGCGTTCAGCCACGAGGTGCAAAGCGCCCTGGAGGCGGAACCGGATTTTACCCTGGTGCGTGAGGAAGTGAGCGGCATTCCGCCAGCAGACTGGGACAGTGTGATCATTGCCACGGGGCCGCTGACCTCGGCGGCGTTGGCCGAGGAGATCATGGCGCTTACGGGCAAGGAATCCCTGGCGTTTTTTGATGCCATTGCCCCGATTCTGTATAAGGACAGCATTGATTTTTCCAAGGCCTGGTTCCAGTCCCGCTATGATAAGGGGGATGGGGCCGACTATATCAACTGCCCGCTCAACGAAGCCCAGTATTATGCCTTTGTAGATGCCCTTCTGGAAGGTGAAAAGACCGAATTCCGGGAATGGGAGAAAAACACCCCCTATTTTGAAGGCTGTATGCCGATCGAAGTGATGGCGGAACGGGGCCGGGACACGTTGCGGTTCGGGCCCATGAAGCCGGTGGGGTTGAAAAATCCACACAGTGACGAGCCACTTTTTGCCGTGGTGCAGTTGCGTCAGGACAATGCGCTGGGCACTCTCTATAACATGGTGGGGTTCCAGACCAAATTGAAATACGGCGCCCAGAAGGAAATCTTCCGGCGCATTCCTGGGCTGGAAAATGCGGAATTTGCCCGGCTCGGCGGGTTGCATCGCAACACATTCATCAACAGCCCGGAACTGCTTGATCACCAGTTGCGCCTGAAAGTCATGCCGCGGCTCAGATTCGCCGGGCAGATCACCGGGGTGGAAGGATATGTGGAAAGCGCCGCCATGGGATTATTGGCAGGGCGGTTTGCTGCTGCCGAACGTCTGGGCAGAACAGTCAGCCCGCCGCCGCCGACCACGGCGCTTGGCGCGCTGCTTAACCACATTACCGGCGGCCATATTCCCGGCGCGCCGGAACAGAAAACCTTTCAGCCCATGAACATCAATTTCGGTATCATGCCGCCGCTGGAAGGCAAGAAAATCAAGCGCCGGGACCGTAAACCGGCCAAAAGCCGGCGGGCCTTGGCCGCATTGCAGGAGTGGCTCGCGGCGGCAGAGTGA
- a CDS encoding pentapeptide repeat-containing protein — MSDVKKTVCQYRKEGKEWNYSCGRRTVNNRDYCLGHSESGISSSNLKKLIEEKDGEWTGFKLRDPITLSDIEIDFPICARAATIKGLDLSNVSFKEDVDFTSAIFEDNFELKDKTTFEKNADFSEAYFNCPVRILRDATFCGAAKFSKARFGQIVELTRVKFNMLPVFNECEFKGPFIARGAFSHGGNFNSVVFHSVVKFLGARDIDIDVSFSTNVETLSEDVVSSQSPISIKRDGIGKYISYNINRYWQIFFRRRRSCLISFKKTINEKKDVFLKWFKNLIQNVRNRLGDGYGNAIPSLSGPIDFTDVEFLTPEKVTIQRADFRKAYIRGTNFSEVKLIDVNWYQKKLRRNGIYDDVSALETPDWNFKRYINPEIETQYRHLRSVLEANKDFLAASDFYVGEMDYRLKRLGVKGYFFSIIGWYKLLSGYATKPVRAIIAFFFLLTLYVLISASISGDFSHGLERYYSGFSLMTLKASANTLGIEGVHQWLDLAFRIIGPFQLALIALSIRNKVKRN, encoded by the coding sequence ATGTCTGATGTTAAAAAGACCGTTTGCCAATATAGAAAAGAAGGCAAGGAATGGAATTACAGTTGTGGAAGACGAACTGTAAATAATCGTGATTATTGTCTCGGACATTCTGAGTCCGGAATTTCTTCATCTAACTTGAAAAAACTGATTGAAGAAAAAGATGGTGAATGGACCGGCTTCAAGCTTCGAGACCCCATAACTTTATCTGATATAGAAATTGACTTTCCCATATGTGCCCGTGCCGCCACCATAAAAGGGCTTGATCTATCTAACGTGAGCTTTAAAGAGGATGTTGACTTCACGAGCGCTATTTTTGAAGATAATTTCGAATTAAAAGACAAGACGACCTTTGAGAAGAATGCAGATTTTTCTGAAGCATATTTCAATTGTCCTGTCCGTATATTAAGGGATGCGACTTTTTGTGGAGCAGCCAAATTCTCCAAGGCTAGATTTGGCCAGATTGTTGAATTAACACGCGTTAAGTTTAACATGCTGCCAGTTTTTAACGAATGTGAGTTTAAAGGGCCGTTTATTGCACGGGGGGCATTTTCACATGGGGGGAATTTTAATTCCGTCGTGTTCCATAGTGTTGTGAAATTCTTAGGAGCTAGGGATATTGATATTGATGTAAGCTTTTCTACTAATGTGGAAACTTTGAGTGAAGATGTTGTTTCCTCTCAATCTCCCATTTCTATAAAGCGGGATGGTATTGGTAAGTATATATCCTATAATATAAATAGATATTGGCAGATTTTCTTTCGAAGAAGGAGAAGCTGTTTGATCAGCTTCAAAAAAACTATAAATGAAAAAAAAGATGTTTTTTTGAAATGGTTCAAAAATTTAATACAAAATGTACGAAATAGATTGGGAGATGGTTATGGCAACGCTATACCATCACTATCCGGCCCAATTGATTTTACAGATGTAGAATTTCTAACGCCAGAAAAGGTGACAATACAACGTGCCGATTTCCGAAAAGCTTATATTAGGGGTACCAACTTTTCAGAAGTAAAGCTGATCGATGTGAATTGGTATCAAAAAAAGCTGCGGCGTAATGGGATTTATGATGATGTCAGTGCATTAGAGACCCCTGACTGGAACTTCAAAAGATATATTAATCCGGAAATCGAAACCCAATACCGTCATTTACGAAGTGTTTTGGAAGCAAATAAGGATTTCTTGGCGGCAAGTGATTTTTATGTCGGGGAGATGGATTACAGGCTGAAAAGGCTTGGCGTAAAAGGATATTTTTTTAGCATTATAGGTTGGTATAAACTTCTTAGCGGTTATGCGACAAAACCAGTACGGGCCATTATAGCCTTTTTCTTTTTGCTGACCCTGTATGTACTAATATCAGCCTCGATCAGCGGTGATTTTTCTCATGGGCTGGAAAGATATTACAGTGGGTTTTCCTTGATGACCTTAAAGGCGTCGGCCAATACTTTAGGTATTGAAGGAGTTCATCAATGGCTTGACCTGGCGTTTAGGATTATTGGTCCCTTCCAATTGGCTCTGATCGCGTTATCAATACGCAATAAAGTAAAAAGAAATTAG
- a CDS encoding Rieske (2Fe-2S) protein, which yields MSHGQWTKVEDLSPLLKTGRMVFRAASRQILILKQGERFFAVNNRCPHEGYPLSEGQLSADCTLTCNWHNWKFDLKSGETLVGGDRLRSYPLRWQEGNLYVDLSGPAPEEMQKKALDSLQEAFYRYDYARMGRELARFRKAGGEYSAAVAEVIRRTWDRFEYGMSHAFAAAADWLSLIRRYEAEDRPEAALVAALECVSHFAWDSLRYGRFPYPEKVLPFEAEAFLQAVEEENEAEAVARIRGAIGEGMTYAELRPVLARAALAHYNDFGHAAIYVYKSGQLLAEIGEDSLDVVLLPLVRRLVYATREDLIPEFRAYGPALAGWTVGQKTDLAPEEIQDMPVNRILTRVGGSGNSPAHLFSILFQVLVRNLLHFDVRLAARTDNKVADNVDWLDFTHGLTFANAVRHLCRETPDLWPAALLQMACFAGRNMKYLDKTVSLEDWRVPDTTAFLRDFHEFLLNHGLPEPIISCHYLKTLCAVEEERSAFPDASWQAEALAALKRFRAHPVRRKHSLRTARQALDFTSRE from the coding sequence ATGTCGCACGGCCAATGGACCAAGGTTGAGGATCTTTCGCCACTTCTGAAAACGGGGCGGATGGTATTCCGCGCCGCTTCCCGCCAGATTTTGATCCTGAAACAGGGGGAAAGGTTTTTCGCGGTCAATAACCGGTGTCCTCACGAAGGATACCCGTTAAGCGAAGGGCAGCTTTCTGCGGATTGCACCCTGACTTGCAACTGGCATAACTGGAAGTTTGATCTGAAGAGCGGGGAAACCCTTGTCGGTGGAGACCGTCTGAGATCCTATCCGCTGCGCTGGCAGGAGGGGAATCTTTATGTTGATCTCTCTGGACCTGCCCCTGAAGAGATGCAGAAAAAAGCGCTGGACAGTCTACAGGAGGCTTTTTATCGCTATGACTATGCCCGCATGGGGCGTGAATTGGCGCGTTTCAGAAAGGCGGGCGGAGAGTATTCGGCGGCGGTGGCGGAGGTGATCCGTCGGACCTGGGACCGGTTTGAATATGGTATGTCCCACGCCTTTGCCGCGGCCGCCGACTGGCTTTCCCTGATCCGTCGATATGAAGCCGAAGACCGCCCCGAAGCGGCGCTGGTGGCGGCGTTGGAATGTGTTAGTCATTTTGCCTGGGACAGCTTGCGTTACGGCCGCTTTCCCTATCCGGAAAAAGTACTTCCCTTTGAGGCGGAGGCGTTTCTTCAAGCGGTGGAGGAAGAAAACGAAGCCGAGGCCGTGGCCCGAATTCGCGGAGCCATAGGGGAAGGCATGACCTATGCCGAACTGAGACCCGTATTGGCCCGGGCAGCGTTGGCCCATTACAATGATTTTGGCCATGCGGCTATTTATGTTTACAAAAGCGGGCAGCTTCTGGCGGAGATTGGTGAAGACAGTCTGGATGTGGTGCTGCTTCCTCTGGTCAGAAGGCTCGTCTATGCCACCCGCGAAGACCTTATTCCGGAATTTCGGGCTTATGGTCCGGCGCTGGCGGGTTGGACCGTGGGGCAGAAAACGGACCTTGCGCCCGAAGAGATTCAGGACATGCCGGTCAACAGAATACTGACGCGAGTGGGGGGCAGCGGCAACAGTCCTGCCCATCTGTTTTCGATTCTGTTTCAGGTACTGGTTCGGAATTTGTTGCATTTTGATGTGAGGCTGGCGGCCCGCACGGACAACAAGGTGGCGGATAATGTGGACTGGCTGGATTTCACCCATGGACTGACTTTCGCCAATGCGGTCCGTCACCTGTGTCGGGAGACACCGGACCTGTGGCCAGCAGCCTTGTTACAGATGGCTTGTTTCGCCGGCCGGAATATGAAATATCTGGATAAAACGGTGTCCCTTGAGGACTGGCGGGTTCCGGACACTACCGCTTTTTTGCGGGATTTTCACGAATTCCTTTTGAATCACGGCCTGCCGGAACCGATCATTTCCTGTCATTATCTGAAAACCCTCTGTGCGGTAGAGGAAGAGCGGTCGGCCTTTCCCGACGCGTCCTGGCAGGCCGAGGCCCTGGCGGCGCTGAAGCGGTTCCGGGCCCATCCGGTGCGGCGCAAACACAGCCTGCGCACGGCGCGCCAGGCGCTGGACTTTACGAGCCGGGAGTAA
- a CDS encoding urate hydroxylase PuuD, with the protein MTHEFGLFIVRYLHVLSGIMWIGILWYFNFVQIPSMPKIPDDQKPAISKVIAPEALFWFRWAALSTVIFGLLLAWMNGYLVDALVLQRPDIGFGMWLGLIMAFNVWFVIWPNQKKALGIVEAPAEAKPAAARTAMLFSRTNTLLSIPMLFSMVSGQNSVGL; encoded by the coding sequence ATGACCCATGAATTCGGACTGTTTATTGTACGGTATCTTCATGTATTGAGCGGCATTATGTGGATCGGCATTTTGTGGTATTTCAACTTTGTCCAGATCCCGAGCATGCCGAAAATCCCTGATGATCAGAAACCGGCCATCAGCAAGGTGATCGCCCCCGAAGCGTTGTTCTGGTTCCGGTGGGCGGCGCTCAGCACGGTTATTTTTGGTCTGCTTCTGGCTTGGATGAACGGCTATCTGGTGGATGCCCTGGTGTTGCAGCGTCCGGATATCGGTTTCGGCATGTGGCTGGGCCTGATTATGGCGTTTAATGTCTGGTTCGTGATCTGGCCGAACCAGAAAAAGGCCTTAGGCATTGTAGAGGCGCCGGCGGAGGCGAAACCGGCGGCGGCACGCACGGCCATGCTGTTTTCCCGCACCAACACCCTGTTGTCCATTCCCATGCTGTTCAGCATGGTGTCCGGGCAGAACAGTGTGGGACTTTGA
- a CDS encoding phytoene/squalene synthase family protein, whose protein sequence is MPRHNKLRLSYCAEQVRRQDHDRFLTVLFAPQNRREALFALYAFNQELARIRETVSEPMLGEIRLQWWYEALRDIYAGQIRHHEVVQALAQAIRDHDLPREAFEQLIEARRQDLYDETLADLDSLRDYLRKTPGTLAALAARILQDSDSRLQARAVEMGELWGLVGIMRAVPYHLSLNKLLLPETMMKKYGLTKTGLANAQNQDNLQRLIAELCGTAEDQLAALRRHRKTIPARAHSLFLLASLSQSYLKSLRKAGHNPFALAERADALPRQFRLIRDGLFRRF, encoded by the coding sequence ATGCCACGTCACAACAAACTTCGGCTCAGTTATTGCGCGGAGCAGGTTCGCCGACAGGATCACGATCGGTTCCTGACCGTACTATTTGCTCCCCAGAACCGGCGGGAGGCATTATTCGCCCTGTACGCCTTTAATCAGGAGCTGGCCAGAATCCGGGAAACTGTGTCCGAACCGATGCTCGGGGAAATCCGCCTGCAATGGTGGTACGAGGCACTCAGGGACATCTATGCCGGTCAGATCCGCCATCACGAGGTAGTCCAGGCTTTGGCCCAGGCCATCCGGGATCATGACCTGCCCCGGGAGGCGTTCGAGCAACTCATCGAGGCCCGCCGGCAAGATCTGTATGATGAAACGCTGGCAGATCTGGACAGTTTGCGGGACTATCTGAGGAAAACACCCGGCACCCTCGCCGCCCTTGCCGCCCGGATCCTTCAGGACAGTGACTCCCGGCTTCAGGCGCGCGCCGTGGAAATGGGGGAACTTTGGGGGTTGGTCGGCATTATGCGTGCCGTGCCCTATCATCTGTCCCTCAACAAACTACTGTTGCCCGAAACGATGATGAAAAAATACGGCCTGACCAAAACCGGCCTCGCAAACGCCCAAAATCAGGACAACCTGCAACGGCTCATTGCCGAGCTGTGCGGAACGGCCGAAGACCAACTGGCTGCCTTGCGCCGCCACAGGAAAACCATCCCTGCCCGGGCGCATTCGCTGTTTCTTCTGGCGTCCCTGAGCCAAAGTTATCTGAAATCCCTGCGCAAGGCCGGGCATAATCCCTTTGCCCTTGCCGAACGCGCAGACGCCCTGCCCCGACAATTCCGCCTAATCCGGGACGGCCTATTCCGCCGGTTCTAG
- the fmt gene encoding methionyl-tRNA formyltransferase produces MRLAFMGTPDFSVPTLKALLDAGHEVAAVYCQPPRPAGRGKKERPSPVHSFAEAHNLPVYCPTSLKSPKEQEKFKALDLDAAVVVAYGLLLPKAILEAPRLGCINIHASLLPRWRGAAPIHRAIMAGDKETGVNIMLMEEGLDTGPVLLERRLPIHPHDTTGLLHDKLAALGAEAIVPALEGLAAGRLTPRPQAEEGVTYAHKIDKAEARIDWRRPAEELRNHIHGLSPYPGAWTEVNGERLKILEAEVEGGLGGTTGAVIQGPLVVGCGDGNALRVLTAQRAGKAPMAAGDLLRGFPIPLGTILK; encoded by the coding sequence CTGCGCCTTGCTTTCATGGGAACCCCCGATTTTTCAGTTCCTACCTTAAAAGCCCTTCTGGACGCTGGCCATGAGGTGGCCGCCGTTTATTGCCAGCCCCCACGCCCGGCGGGACGCGGGAAAAAGGAACGCCCCTCCCCCGTCCACAGCTTTGCCGAAGCTCATAACCTCCCGGTATATTGCCCCACAAGCCTGAAATCTCCGAAAGAACAGGAAAAATTCAAAGCCCTTGATCTGGATGCGGCGGTGGTGGTGGCTTATGGCCTGCTGCTGCCCAAAGCTATCCTGGAGGCGCCAAGGCTGGGCTGTATCAATATTCACGCCTCGCTGTTACCACGCTGGCGGGGGGCGGCCCCCATTCACCGGGCGATCATGGCCGGGGACAAGGAAACCGGTGTGAATATCATGCTGATGGAGGAGGGCCTCGACACCGGTCCCGTACTCCTGGAACGTCGTCTGCCCATCCACCCGCATGACACCACGGGCCTTCTGCATGACAAGCTGGCCGCGCTGGGCGCGGAAGCCATCGTGCCCGCCCTCGAAGGATTGGCCGCCGGCCGCCTCACCCCACGCCCGCAGGCCGAGGAAGGTGTCACCTATGCGCACAAGATCGACAAGGCCGAAGCGCGCATTGACTGGCGCCGCCCGGCTGAGGAACTGCGCAACCATATTCATGGCCTCAGCCCCTATCCCGGTGCCTGGACGGAAGTAAACGGCGAACGGCTGAAAATTCTCGAAGCCGAAGTGGAAGGGGGGCTCGGCGGCACCACCGGGGCCGTGATCCAGGGGCCGCTTGTGGTCGGCTGCGGTGACGGCAACGCGCTCAGAGTGCTGACGGCGCAACGGGCCGGCAAGGCCCCCATGGCGGCCGGTGACCTGCTGCGCGGGTTTCCCATCCCGCTGGGAACCATTCTCAAATGA
- a CDS encoding helix-turn-helix transcriptional regulator, whose protein sequence is MNTKPQKNTPRNTPRNTREPAKTKDRILTYLKQDGPQEAPELAARLNITDMAVRQHLYELQDQELVAPITRPRPKGRPGKAWSLTEKANRHFPDSHADFALGLIQSIRTAFGEEGMNRLLDLRAEEQTAEYRRQLEKQPTLRERLDHLARIRSREGYMAEVLPAEKEGEYLLVENHCPVCEAARECSGICARELLVFRQVLGAEVEIKRMEHIIEGARRCAYLVRPARNRPPK, encoded by the coding sequence ATGAACACAAAACCCCAAAAAAACACCCCGAGAAACACCCCGAGAAACACTAGGGAGCCGGCCAAAACCAAAGACCGGATTCTGACGTATCTGAAACAGGACGGCCCGCAGGAAGCCCCGGAACTGGCGGCCCGTCTCAACATCACCGACATGGCTGTGCGTCAGCATCTTTATGAATTACAGGATCAGGAGCTGGTGGCCCCCATAACACGCCCGCGCCCCAAGGGCCGACCGGGCAAAGCCTGGTCCCTGACGGAAAAAGCCAACCGCCATTTTCCCGATAGCCATGCAGATTTTGCACTGGGCCTGATCCAGTCCATTCGCACGGCATTCGGGGAAGAGGGCATGAACCGGCTTCTGGACCTTCGCGCCGAGGAGCAGACGGCGGAATACCGCCGGCAACTGGAGAAACAGCCCACATTGAGGGAGCGACTGGACCACCTGGCCCGTATCCGCAGCCGCGAAGGATATATGGCCGAGGTGCTGCCGGCAGAAAAAGAAGGTGAATATCTGCTGGTGGAAAATCATTGCCCTGTCTGCGAGGCCGCCCGGGAATGTTCGGGCATCTGCGCCCGGGAACTTTTGGTTTTCCGCCAGGTCTTGGGCGCGGAGGTAGAAATCAAGCGGATGGAACACATTATTGAAGGCGCCCGACGTTGCGCCTATCTGGTCAGGCCGGCAAGAAATCGCCCCCCGAAGTAA
- the truA gene encoding tRNA pseudouridine(38-40) synthase TruA: protein MSETFRYKLTLEYDGSSLVGWQYQTNGPSVQGLLEDATRKFCPAYNPAESRYVAAGRTDAGVHALAMVAHVDLPQEVEARRLCEALNHFLNRGPVAVLEAEPVSQEFHARFSAKRRAYRYHIINRRAPLTLMRHKAWHVKHPLDTDAMHEAAQQLVGRHDFTTFRSVQCQSRSPVKTLDRLDVRREGENIYVETSARSFLHHQVRSMVGCLYYVGLGKWSKQDLKEALEAADRTRLAYNAPPDGLYFTGVDY from the coding sequence ATGAGCGAAACCTTTCGCTATAAGCTCACTCTGGAATATGATGGCAGCAGCCTGGTAGGCTGGCAATATCAGACCAATGGCCCGTCCGTTCAGGGACTTCTGGAAGACGCCACCCGAAAATTCTGCCCCGCCTACAACCCGGCGGAAAGCCGGTATGTGGCGGCAGGACGCACCGACGCCGGCGTGCATGCCCTTGCCATGGTCGCCCATGTGGACCTGCCGCAGGAAGTCGAAGCCCGCCGGCTGTGCGAGGCGCTGAACCATTTCCTTAACCGCGGCCCGGTGGCCGTGCTTGAGGCTGAACCGGTGTCACAGGAATTTCACGCCCGCTTCTCCGCCAAAAGGCGCGCATACCGTTATCATATCATCAACCGTCGTGCGCCACTCACCCTGATGCGGCACAAAGCCTGGCACGTCAAACATCCGTTGGATACCGACGCCATGCATGAGGCCGCCCAGCAGCTCGTCGGACGTCACGACTTCACCACTTTCCGCAGCGTCCAGTGTCAGTCCCGCTCCCCTGTCAAAACGCTGGACCGGCTCGACGTCCGGCGCGAGGGGGAAAATATCTATGTGGAAACCTCGGCCCGCTCCTTTTTGCATCATCAGGTCCGCAGTATGGTCGGCTGCCTGTATTATGTGGGGCTCGGCAAATGGAGCAAGCAGGACCTGAAAGAGGCACTTGAGGCGGCGGACCGCACCCGGCTGGCCTATAACGCCCCGCCCGATGGACTGTATTTCACCGGTGTGGACTATTGA